Genomic segment of Streptomyces longhuiensis:
GGGCTCACTCCCAGCACCTCGCCGACCAGGCTCCAGGGTGCGCGCGGATGGATCTGCAGCGCGTGGACCAGTTGCAGATCGGTTTCGGACCAGTCGACGGATTCCATCACTGGAAAGCCTAGCAATGACGGATTGGCGACAGAACCGGGCTGGATTTGCCGGAGAGTCCGACGCTGTTCGCCAATCAGCGACTGGCTGACCGCCCCACTGCCACCTCGGAGCGAGGATCGCGATGACCCAGAGTTCCCCACACCTGTCCGCGCACCCACCGCAGACGCCCCGACCGGCTGTGGTCGTGGTCGGCTTCATGGTGCTTCTCGAACTGGTCAGCGGTATCGACCAGGGCATGTTCCCCGCGCTGCTGCCCACTATCGGCCGGCACTACGGCATCACCCCCGGCGCCGTCACCTGGGTGTCCGCGGTCCCGCTGCTGGGCGCCGCGGTGACCGTGCCCGTGCTCGCCAAGTTTGGCGACATGTACGGCCACCGGCGCATGCTGCGCATCGCGGCGGTCTGCACCCTGGCCGCGAGTCTCGTTCTGGTGCTGGCGCCGAACTACCCGCTGTTCCTGGTCGGCCGTCTGCTGCTGGCCCCGATGGCGGCCTGGCTTCCGCTGGAGATCGCCATCGTCAGCGACCGGCTGAGCGGCGTAGCCGCCCGCCGCGGCATCGGGCTGATGGCCGGCTCGCTATCACTCGGCGTCGCGCTGGGCGGACTGGTCGGCGGCTATCTGCAGGACCTGACCGGCGAGTTGGCCGTCACCCTTGCCTTCCCAACGGTGATGATCGCCCTTTGCTGCCTGGTGACGCAGTTCCTGATCCCGGAGTCCGCGTCCCGCGCCGCGCGCCGCATCGACACCGCGGGCTTTGTCGGCATCGGCATCGGCCTGCTCTTCCTGCAGTTCGGGCTGATGGCCGTCCAGGCCAAGGGCTGGGGCTCGCCCCTGGTCGTCGTCCCGCTCGTGGTGAGCACTGTCGTCCTGGTCCTGTGGGCCCGCTGGGAGCTCCGTGCGCCGGAGCCGGCCATTGACCTCCGGATGCTGGCACACCGCAGGATGTGGCCGGTGCAGCTCGGCGCGGTGCTCTTCGGCATGGCGTTGTTCGGCAACCAATCCTCGCTCACCACCTTTCTCGGCGCCCAGCCGGAGAAGGCGGGATACGGACTGGGCCTGAGCGCGCTGGCCATCGGCTGGGTCACGCTCCCCTCCGCCGCGCTGTGCATGGTCGGCGCTGCGGCCAACAGCCGGGTCGCCTCCCGGATCGGGCTGCGCGGCTCCCTCTCGCTCGGCGGAGTACTGGTGGCGGCGGGCTTCCTCGCCTTGACAGTGGCGCATGCCGATCGCGTCGAGGTGACTGTCTCGACCAGCGTCTTCGGCCTGGGCTTCGGCCTGCTGCTCGCAGCGATGCCCGCGCTGGTGGCCGAGGTCGCGCCTGCCGGTACGACCGGGATCGCCGCAGGCGTGTACAACACTGTCCGGGTGCTGGGCGGCTCCGTCGTCGCCGGGGCCTTCTCCGTCGTGCTCGGCACCATGGTGCTGACCCGCACCAGGATCCCCACCGAGCAGGCGTACCAGGTCATCTGGATCGGCTGCGCGGTGATGGGGCTGTTGATAACCCTCCTCACCGCCTCCACCCGGCGCAGCGCAGGCGACGCCGCCGAGCCCCGGCCCGCGGCGCCGGCTGTCACCCTCGGATGACCCACCGTCAGAACTCCTCCGTACCAGACAACCGCACCATTTCGAAGGAAGCTCCCATGACACTGCGCGACGAGGCCCAGGCACTGCTGCCCGAACTCACCGAACTGCGCCATGGGCTGCACCGCGAGCCGGAGATCGGGCTCCAGCTGCCCCGAACCCGTGAGAAGGTGCTCGCTGCCCTCGATGGGCTGCCGCTGGAGATTCACGAGGGCAAGGGCCTGAGCTCCATCACCGCCGTCCTGCGGGGATCCCGGCCCGGCCCGGCCGTGCTGCTGCGCGGTGACATGGACGCGCTTCCCCTGCAGGAGCTCGCCGATGTGCCCTATGCCTCCGTGGTCGATGGGTCGATGCACGCCTGCGGGCACGACCTGCACACCGCGATGCTCGTCGGTGCTGCGAAGCTGCTCTCGGCCCGGGCGCTGGAGCTCGCCGGATCCGTGGTCTTCATGTTCCAGCCCGGAGAGGAAGGCTGCGACGGCGCGGGCGCGATGCTCGCCGAGGGGCTGCTGGACGTGGCCGGCGTCCCGGTCATCGCCGCCTACGCGACCCATGTCCACACCAACCTCCCCGCCGGATTGGTCGTCTCCCGGCCGGGGACGGCGACCGTGGCGGGCTCCGCCATTCACATCGTGCTGCGGGGGCGCGGCGGCCACGGTTCGATGCCGCATCAGGCGGCCGACCCGGTACCCGCCGCCGCCGAGATCGTCACCGCCCTGCAGAGCATGGTGACCCGCACCACCGACGCCTTCGACCCGGTGGTGCTCAGCGTCGGCGTGCTGCGCGCCGGTACCGCGGTCAACATCATCCCGGACTCCGCAGAGATCGGCATGACCCTGCGCACCTGCTCGGACCATATGCAGGAGGAGGTGCTCGGGCGGATACGCCGACTGTGCGAGCACATCGCGCTGGCGCACGGCCTGACCGCCGAGGTCGAGATGGAGTGGGGCTTCCCCGCCACGGTCAACGACGCGGACGAGGTCGCCTTCGCCGAGTCCGTCACCGCCGAGCTCTTCGGCGCCGACCACTGGCTCACCGCCCCTCAGCCCACCATGGCCTCGGAGGATTTCTCCCGGATACTGGCTGTAGTCCCGGGTGCCTTTCTGTTGCTCGGCGCCTGCCCGCCCGGCACCGCCGACCCGGCCTCCGCCGTGCCGAACCACTCTCCGCACGCCCGCTTCGACGACTCCGCCCTCCCGGTCGGCGCCGCGCTGCTGGCCGGCCTCGCCCAAGCCCGGCTCGACCGGGCAGGCCGCTGATCACTGACCGGGTGACGTCGGCGGCATCCGGCCGGAACATGATCCACAGCGCAGTGCCGGGCGCGGGCGGGGACAGTCGCCGACCGACCCGGGCCGCCAGGAGGGTATTCGTAGATCTGCGACACCCCATGACTGACATCATCGGCTGACATCAACGAAGCCGGACGGTTGCGCACACCAGCGTCCCGGTTAGGCCGTCGTATCAGTCGCCCAGGGCCGCCATGTCGAACCCCGCTAGAACTCCTAAAGCGGGTGTCGCAGGTTCGAATCCTGCCGGGGGCACCGACAGAAGGGCCAGTTCGGAGGCTTGATCCTCTCGAACTGGCCCTTTCGCGTGATCGCGGCCGTGCCACGCCCGCGCCA
This window contains:
- a CDS encoding MFS transporter — encoded protein: MTQSSPHLSAHPPQTPRPAVVVVGFMVLLELVSGIDQGMFPALLPTIGRHYGITPGAVTWVSAVPLLGAAVTVPVLAKFGDMYGHRRMLRIAAVCTLAASLVLVLAPNYPLFLVGRLLLAPMAAWLPLEIAIVSDRLSGVAARRGIGLMAGSLSLGVALGGLVGGYLQDLTGELAVTLAFPTVMIALCCLVTQFLIPESASRAARRIDTAGFVGIGIGLLFLQFGLMAVQAKGWGSPLVVVPLVVSTVVLVLWARWELRAPEPAIDLRMLAHRRMWPVQLGAVLFGMALFGNQSSLTTFLGAQPEKAGYGLGLSALAIGWVTLPSAALCMVGAAANSRVASRIGLRGSLSLGGVLVAAGFLALTVAHADRVEVTVSTSVFGLGFGLLLAAMPALVAEVAPAGTTGIAAGVYNTVRVLGGSVVAGAFSVVLGTMVLTRTRIPTEQAYQVIWIGCAVMGLLITLLTASTRRSAGDAAEPRPAAPAVTLG
- a CDS encoding M20 metallopeptidase family protein, whose protein sequence is MTLRDEAQALLPELTELRHGLHREPEIGLQLPRTREKVLAALDGLPLEIHEGKGLSSITAVLRGSRPGPAVLLRGDMDALPLQELADVPYASVVDGSMHACGHDLHTAMLVGAAKLLSARALELAGSVVFMFQPGEEGCDGAGAMLAEGLLDVAGVPVIAAYATHVHTNLPAGLVVSRPGTATVAGSAIHIVLRGRGGHGSMPHQAADPVPAAAEIVTALQSMVTRTTDAFDPVVLSVGVLRAGTAVNIIPDSAEIGMTLRTCSDHMQEEVLGRIRRLCEHIALAHGLTAEVEMEWGFPATVNDADEVAFAESVTAELFGADHWLTAPQPTMASEDFSRILAVVPGAFLLLGACPPGTADPASAVPNHSPHARFDDSALPVGAALLAGLAQARLDRAGR